Proteins found in one Pseudomonas sp. P8_241 genomic segment:
- a CDS encoding CoA transferase subunit A → MAEILSLHDAVKQFVNDGDTVALEGFTHLIPTAAGHEIIRQGKKDLTLVRMTPDLIYDQLIGAGCARKLIFSWGGNPGVGSLHRLRDAVEKQWPHALEIEEHSHADLANAYVAGASGLPFAVLRAYAGSDLPKVNPLIKSVTCPFTGEVLAAVPSVRPDITVIHAQKADRKGNVLLWGILGVQKEAALAAKRCIVTVEEIVDDLNAPMNSCVLPTWALSAVCHVPGGAHPSYAHGYNERDNRFYQAWDPIARDRETFTAWINEYIHGSADFSEFQAKLAAASEAK, encoded by the coding sequence ATGGCTGAAATCCTTTCGCTGCACGACGCGGTGAAGCAATTCGTAAACGACGGCGATACCGTCGCGCTCGAGGGCTTTACTCACCTGATCCCTACGGCGGCGGGTCACGAAATCATTCGCCAGGGCAAGAAAGACCTGACTCTGGTGCGGATGACCCCTGACCTGATCTATGACCAGTTGATCGGTGCCGGTTGTGCTCGCAAACTGATTTTCTCTTGGGGCGGCAACCCGGGCGTTGGTTCGCTGCACCGTCTGCGTGACGCTGTCGAGAAGCAATGGCCCCACGCGCTGGAAATCGAAGAACACAGCCACGCCGACCTGGCGAATGCCTACGTCGCCGGGGCTTCTGGCCTACCGTTCGCGGTACTGCGTGCCTACGCCGGTTCCGACCTGCCGAAGGTCAACCCGCTGATCAAATCCGTCACTTGCCCATTCACCGGTGAAGTGCTGGCCGCCGTGCCTTCGGTGCGCCCGGACATTACCGTGATTCACGCACAGAAAGCCGACCGCAAGGGCAACGTGTTGCTCTGGGGCATTCTCGGCGTGCAGAAAGAAGCCGCGCTGGCCGCCAAGCGCTGCATCGTCACCGTTGAAGAAATCGTCGACGATCTCAATGCACCGATGAACTCCTGTGTATTGCCAACCTGGGCCTTGAGCGCAGTCTGCCACGTACCTGGCGGCGCGCATCCGTCCTACGCCCACGGTTACAACGAGCGCGACAACCGTTTCTACCAAGCCTGGGACCCGATTGCCCGCGACCGTGAAACCTTCACCGCGTGGATCAACGAATACATCCATGGCAGCGCTGACTTCAGCGAGTTCCAGGCCAAACTGGCCGCCGCTTCGGAGGCTAAGTAA